A region from the bacterium genome encodes:
- a CDS encoding alanine--glyoxylate aminotransferase family protein: TAAASGSQKALMLPPGLAFVTLSDAGQRAASVATMPKYYFNLPKALASLAKGQTPYTPNVNMIVALQASLRLIAAEGLSQFQARHHRLSAACRAAARAAGLDLLAADDCASDIVTAVKSPAGLDSGQLVKRLREKHNILISGGQDTLKGRIFRIGHLGACQYSDLQRTWEATLTELAELGHRADRQTVLTALESGYHD, translated from the coding sequence ACCGCTGCCGCGTCAGGCTCGCAGAAGGCCCTGATGCTGCCTCCCGGTCTGGCTTTTGTGACCCTGAGCGACGCTGGCCAGCGTGCCGCCTCCGTGGCGACCATGCCAAAGTACTACTTCAACCTGCCCAAGGCGCTCGCCTCACTCGCCAAGGGCCAGACGCCGTACACGCCGAACGTGAATATGATCGTCGCCCTGCAGGCCTCCCTGCGGCTCATCGCCGCCGAGGGCCTGTCGCAGTTCCAGGCCCGGCACCACAGGCTTTCCGCAGCCTGCCGCGCCGCCGCCCGAGCCGCCGGGCTCGATCTTCTCGCCGCCGATGACTGCGCCAGCGACATAGTAACCGCCGTCAAGTCACCCGCCGGCCTCGACTCCGGCCAGCTCGTCAAGCGCCTGCGCGAAAAGCACAACATCCTGATCTCCGGCGGCCAGGACACTCTCAAGGGCAGGATCTTCCGCATCGGTCACCTCGGTGCATGCCAGTATTCCGACCTGCAGCGCACGTGGGAGGCCACGTTGACCGAACTCGCCGAACTCGGCCATCGCGCCGACCGCCAGACAGTCCTGACCGCACTAGAGTCCGGCTACCATGACTGA